In a single window of the Ferrimicrobium sp. genome:
- a CDS encoding DUF5318 family protein translates to MGEADPQRSHRSSFDGPSLDLRLLRARVLSDLRRGSLGLVDVCDADRQLLDAAASFGVVLRDACPVCDQETLRHVAYGFGKGLPASGQVVGGLLSDSSMLGVSDLNVCIVEVCMACRWNFLIERRFKRTK, encoded by the coding sequence ATGGGAGAAGCCGACCCACAGAGGTCTCATCGGTCAAGCTTCGATGGTCCGTCACTGGATCTGCGCCTCCTGCGCGCACGTGTCCTGAGCGATCTGCGACGAGGGAGCCTTGGCCTTGTTGATGTGTGTGATGCGGATAGGCAACTCCTTGACGCTGCCGCTAGCTTTGGTGTTGTCTTACGCGATGCGTGTCCGGTCTGTGATCAGGAGACACTGCGTCACGTTGCGTACGGCTTTGGTAAAGGGCTGCCGGCCAGTGGCCAGGTGGTTGGCGGCCTGCTCAGTGATTCGTCGATGCTCGGGGTGAGCGATCTCAATGTATGCATCGTAGAGGTCTGTATGGCCTGCCGGTGGAACTTCCTGATCGAACGAAGGTTCAAGCGAACCAAATAG
- the rpsF gene encoding 30S ribosomal protein S6, protein MRTYELALITDSSLEEAVRDGVTERVESIITTAGGSIGEKATWGRRTLIYPIAHHLEGFYSFHRFQAEPATVTELDRVLSIADEVLRFKIVRLPERAIESGKAPLLKGAAR, encoded by the coding sequence TTGAGAACATATGAGCTAGCCCTGATTACTGACTCCTCGCTTGAGGAGGCGGTTCGTGATGGTGTGACTGAACGAGTCGAGTCGATTATCACGACCGCTGGTGGGTCGATTGGCGAGAAGGCGACGTGGGGACGTCGGACCCTCATCTATCCCATCGCTCACCATCTTGAGGGATTCTATTCATTCCACCGGTTTCAAGCTGAACCGGCGACGGTTACGGAACTCGATCGAGTTCTGTCGATCGCTGATGAGGTCCTCCGCTTCAAGATCGTCCGCCTTCCCGAGCGTGCGATAGAGTCAGGAAAGGCGCCGCTCCTCAAGGGAGCAGCGCGCTAA
- the ssb gene encoding single-stranded DNA-binding protein, which yields MSAGNTVTLIGNLTKEPELRFTSQGLAQTTFSIAVNRRRMNQQTQDWEESTSFFEVVCWRELAENVAESLEKGSRAVVTGRLEQRTWETPDGDKRSKIQVIADEVGPSLRWATAQVTKADRRTGGAGDGGGRNAAQASVPEPSIGSFNYDEEPF from the coding sequence ATGTCCGCCGGAAATACCGTTACCTTGATTGGCAATCTCACCAAGGAGCCAGAACTCCGTTTCACCTCGCAAGGTTTGGCCCAGACCACATTTTCTATCGCCGTCAACCGGCGTCGGATGAATCAGCAGACACAGGATTGGGAGGAGTCCACCTCCTTTTTTGAGGTAGTTTGCTGGCGTGAACTCGCTGAGAATGTGGCCGAGAGCCTCGAAAAGGGATCTCGTGCTGTGGTCACTGGTCGCCTTGAACAGCGGACATGGGAGACACCCGATGGTGATAAACGATCCAAGATACAGGTTATAGCCGATGAGGTTGGTCCTTCGCTGCGGTGGGCGACCGCCCAGGTGACCAAGGCAGATCGGCGCACCGGAGGCGCTGGCGATGGCGGTGGCCGTAACGCGGCCCAAGCGAGTGTGCCTGAGCCGTCGATTGGAAGTTTTAACTACGATGAGGAGCCGTTTTAA
- the rplI gene encoding 50S ribosomal protein L9, with protein MELILRQPITGLGRRGDHVKVADGYARNYLLPKGLALVATPKVAQQAESMRKASAEKHQRELEAASELASQLVALEISVAKRSSRDGKLFGSVTTGEIAEKVTELSGVTIDRHQVNMSEPIKTTGTFSVPIRLHPEVEVAINVEVIAES; from the coding sequence ATGGAGCTCATTCTCCGTCAACCAATCACCGGTCTTGGCCGACGAGGTGATCATGTCAAGGTTGCTGATGGGTACGCCCGCAACTATCTGCTCCCTAAGGGGTTGGCCTTGGTGGCTACGCCAAAGGTAGCCCAGCAGGCAGAGTCGATGCGCAAAGCCTCCGCCGAGAAGCATCAGCGCGAACTTGAAGCTGCATCAGAGCTGGCTTCACAGTTGGTGGCCCTCGAGATCAGTGTTGCGAAACGATCCTCACGAGATGGTAAGCTTTTTGGGTCCGTCACGACCGGCGAGATCGCTGAAAAGGTGACAGAACTTTCGGGTGTCACCATCGATCGGCATCAGGTCAATATGTCGGAGCCAATCAAGACGACTGGGACCTTCTCCGTTCCGATCCGGCTGCATCCGGAGGTCGAAGTGGCGATCAACGTCGAAGTCATCGCCGAATCATAG
- the dnaB gene encoding replicative DNA helicase: MAARESRAISETRVPPHSVEAEDSLVGAMLLSRDAISEAVELVKDDDFFQPSLRHIFGALWQLYTAGDPTDVVSVSDQLKRSGVLDQVGGTEKLLLLQASTPAIASAARYAQIVRDYSLLRRLIAAATEIAEQAYASPNDVQEIVDYAEARIFDVAKGNNTDNAVVIRDVLWEALEELEELYAQGGNQTKTASTGFRDLDEKLSGLHRSNLIIVGARPGMGKTSFALSMASKVAENSEDPVLIFSLEMSRIEIGQRLLAGEARVDSMKIRSGRLVEREWDRISHAAGRLAERKIFIDDDPNITVLDIRARSRRLKANEGLSLVMIDYLQLMSSRKNVESRQVEVSEISRGLKLLARELDVPVIALSQLSRNLESRSDKRPLLADLRESGCLAWDTQVQLDDGTTETIGMLWAKGTQQFGLLSATPGAAPLRSVAKRVVATGVKPLIRIEFDDGTHLDATANHPLATPQGFVRVMALKVGDRVIALDERTATVTKVIIALAPLPPELVFDIEVLESHCFYANGALVHNSLEQDADIVMFIYRDEAYRPDSPDRGVAEIIIAKHRSGPVGTVHLAFMENWALFADIAQG, encoded by the coding sequence ATGGCGGCGCGTGAGTCGAGAGCGATCAGTGAGACTCGGGTACCGCCACATAGCGTAGAGGCTGAGGACTCGCTCGTTGGCGCGATGCTGCTCTCGCGTGATGCGATTAGTGAAGCGGTTGAACTGGTCAAAGATGATGATTTCTTTCAGCCATCGTTGCGGCATATTTTTGGCGCTCTCTGGCAGTTGTACACCGCTGGGGATCCAACCGATGTCGTCTCTGTCTCCGATCAGCTTAAGCGTTCTGGGGTGCTCGACCAGGTGGGTGGGACCGAGAAGCTGTTACTCCTGCAGGCGTCGACGCCGGCTATCGCGAGCGCGGCGCGCTACGCCCAGATTGTGCGTGACTACTCACTTCTCCGCCGGCTAATCGCTGCGGCCACCGAGATCGCCGAACAGGCCTACGCATCGCCTAACGATGTCCAGGAGATCGTGGACTACGCTGAGGCACGTATTTTTGATGTTGCTAAAGGGAATAATACCGACAATGCGGTTGTCATCCGTGATGTCCTGTGGGAGGCACTCGAAGAGCTCGAGGAGCTCTACGCCCAAGGTGGGAACCAGACCAAGACGGCATCAACAGGGTTTCGGGATCTCGATGAGAAGCTCTCCGGGCTCCACCGGTCCAACCTGATCATCGTAGGTGCTCGTCCTGGCATGGGGAAGACCTCCTTTGCGCTGTCGATGGCGTCGAAGGTGGCGGAGAACTCGGAGGATCCGGTGTTGATCTTCTCGCTCGAGATGAGTCGCATCGAGATCGGCCAACGTCTGCTGGCGGGCGAGGCGAGAGTCGACTCGATGAAGATTCGTAGCGGGCGTCTCGTCGAGCGGGAGTGGGACCGTATCTCGCACGCCGCTGGGCGGTTGGCGGAGCGCAAGATCTTTATCGATGATGACCCCAATATCACCGTGTTGGATATCCGAGCGCGATCGCGGCGGCTGAAGGCTAATGAGGGGCTCTCATTGGTGATGATCGACTACCTCCAGCTCATGTCGTCCAGAAAGAACGTGGAGTCGCGTCAGGTTGAGGTCTCAGAGATCTCACGAGGGCTTAAGCTCCTCGCTCGTGAGCTTGATGTGCCGGTGATTGCGCTCTCTCAGCTCTCTCGCAACTTGGAGAGTCGCTCGGATAAGCGGCCGTTGTTGGCCGATCTGCGGGAGTCAGGTTGTCTGGCGTGGGATACGCAAGTCCAGTTAGACGATGGCACCACCGAGACGATTGGGATGTTGTGGGCTAAAGGCACCCAACAGTTTGGATTGTTGTCAGCGACGCCAGGGGCTGCACCGTTGCGCTCGGTTGCCAAGCGAGTGGTTGCCACTGGGGTTAAACCGCTGATCCGGATTGAGTTCGATGACGGCACCCACCTCGATGCCACCGCAAATCATCCGCTCGCGACCCCGCAAGGATTTGTACGGGTCATGGCGCTGAAAGTCGGTGATCGAGTGATCGCTCTCGACGAGAGAACGGCCACGGTGACGAAGGTGATCATCGCTCTTGCACCGTTACCGCCAGAGTTGGTCTTCGACATCGAGGTGCTCGAGAGTCACTGTTTCTACGCGAACGGCGCCCTTGTGCATAACTCGCTGGAACAGGACGCAGATATCGTCATGTTCATCTATCGGGACGAGGCGTATCGACCGGACAGCCCTGACCGTGGTGTCGCTGAGATCATCATCGCAAAACACCGCAGCGGCCCTGTGGGGACGGTACATCTCGCCTTTATGGAGAACTGGGCGCTCTTCGCCGACATCGCCCAAGGGTAG